The Thamnophis elegans isolate rThaEle1 chromosome Z, rThaEle1.pri, whole genome shotgun sequence DNA window GCGCATAAATATAATCCTAGGCTGGGCTGTAGAAACAAAACCAGGATCCCAAAGATATGAATGTTATTTCTTCAGCTTATTGCAAGCCTTCCCCCACCTCCATGTGCAGATCCAGATTTGGGAACAAAAATCTTCTAGGGCTTTCCATTTTAGTCTCCGCCCTTTCTTTTTTCGTCCACTAAATCCCCGGCTGCCAAATAGCTGTTAATTTCTGCTCTGGGTCTCTTTTTAGATCCAattttaaagtttctttacctTGGGTTGGTCACTCTTTCACCCAGGTCCAGTGCTTTGTTCCAGCACTGCTCCTGCTCAAATAGCTTGGTCCGGTTGCCCTGACTTTGAAGTGGCCATTTGCATGTCTGCTTCTTCCGCTGTCAGTTTGGAGAACTTTATCGCCGACCTATCGAAGAACTACTGGTTCATCTTTGGTCGTTTGAgatgtttctcctttttctccgtTCCTCCAGAACAGTTCCGATCCGAAGGTCCCTGGCAGCAGTATATCCGATTAGGTTTGCATGGAGCCTGTCAGAGCTCTACTATTTCCTAAGTGGTCTCGTCATAGTGCTTCCTGCTTTtccttctactatgcattttctattgtgggaaaatgggagatggattgtacagagttagatgctatatAGCCATATAACCACCTAATAGTCTTGCCACCTAATAAtggcggcaagactgttggtggcgcaatactggaagaaggaagacttgcctacaactcaagaatggacattgaaagttacaaacttagccgagatggctaaaatatcggcatatcttaaagatcattcaaatgagagatataaacgagactggaaaaaatggattgactatatacaaaacaaatacgggactaagaaattccagatagtctatgcttaggatcaggaatgagttaaactgttcaaagttagtgtaacaggaagaagctaagatcaatgtagagatgttattaacctcttttttttatttcttttgtctcaatatattttagactgtttgttaaaaatgtataccgtgtacgggctctgggaagtcgggggggggagggaggtgggttgttagggggtagggtagggtagggggggacatatactatgagttagatttcaacgtaatgcgattttacatgtatactgtttctctttaatttctccgtaaaaataggacaagctgaatacattgacatatagtagaaatacaccaaggggaggaggagtgggatagaaggaagaggggtagagagggcgggaaagaggatgggagggagggtgagaaggaagggagggagtggactgggagagaggagtggtagagggggaggggaagtagggtagaggggaatgatggagggaagatagtaagttggagggggggcggaagaaagaggtgtatggagagcggaagaagtatattgggtttctgtttgagtttgagttttattttatttatatttctgggggtattgctgataagaggaactgctgtgattattgtttaatattgtatggccccggttatgcacagtatatatgtgactgtataaaaatgaaaaatggaaaataaaaacattttaacaggaaaaaaaatatatttgtagacagccaaggtcatcctttgtctttgcatctctgcatcTGCCCGgaaatggatgggtggaactatcagcaaggcagtggaagattggaccatgttatggacttgtgggtgtgggggtaagatcatgaactttcaactgggtagagAAAACGGGagagttttcagatttgggttttcccaaatgtgctaacatggctttcttaataaattggaactttgagcaatactttgccttggactctgatttacttttggatgctatttggaaacctgacagcagGTGAGTTGATTACTTGCCTaagcagagacagagacagggtgGGGAGGAGGTATGTGATCTGGACATGTGGGAAATCTGAGAGTTGTTGGGCCAGAGCAGTGGGAAGCTCATCTTGACATGGTGGCACAGGCAGCAGACGGAGGCAGATGCGCAGGGGGGAAGGCAGATGATCCAAATGCGCCATGGGAAGGCAAGACTCAGTGGGCCGAAATAGGTGGATGGCATAAGAGGCTTATCTTCACATCTGTCGGCTTGCCTATGGCACATTGGGATTGCCTGCCTTCCACCTTGCACCTCTGCCTCTATCTGCTGCTGGTGCTGCCACATGAAGATGAGTCTCCTGCGGCTGCCTGTCCAATCTGGCCCACCAACTCATGACTTTCCTGTGATGCATCTGGATTGCCTACCATTCCCGCCCTCCCCCCAGGCCTCTGCCTCCATCTGTTGCTTGGACAGGGAATCAGCTGCTGCCGGATACCATCAGTCCATATGTGTGCTTGATGCCTCTTGTGTGTGCACTAGGGCTGGTGCACCCAGCTGGGCTGATCACTCTGAAATTGTGTTTgctctcaaaataagctctagtgcttattttgaagccctccccccaaaatataagatctggtcttatttttgaggaaacacgggGTATCATTATCAATGTTAAAGATTTTCTATTTTTgatacatattttctttcttatgaTTTATCTTTCAGGAACATTAGTAAGTAATTCAGTGGGTGAAAATAATTTTAGCAAATATGAAATTTTTAATCCAATGCAATTGTATGCCGTTTCTGAGCCAGTTCACAATGAAGTTATGGGACACATGGGCAAAAACAACGTGTGCATTTGTTAAGAGAGTTGTAATCTGAGAGGCTTCCTAATAACACATAGTAACACTGTGAATATGCCTGTTAAATCCTGGTGAGAGACACTAGTTCAAATATGTATTAGGCTTGGATTGATAACCTTTCTGGTACATGTTTGGAGCTCTGTTGAGCAGTGGAGAGAGACTCAACCATGAAAAAAGTTGGTGCATAAATGTGGATGATTTCATTTCTCACATAGAACAttctttgagatttttttttcttcatcataATTCTGTGATTTTGTTTCAGTTATTACTGTGAGTTTGAGAGTTTTACAGTAGTCTTCTGTACATAATAACCTTATACAAAGTACAATAATTCTAGGTTTTGAGTCCAGAAAtacttattaattttatttagataaaacctatatagaaatataatttttatgGGTGTAACAATACTAAAGCTAAATTTTAGCTTTTAATTCCATTCTTCAGTATAAGAAACAACAtagtttatatttaattttttcattaaaataattagAATCTTGTTATGCATAACATTTAAGTagatattttaaacatttattttttttaaaaaacagtgtattttattcattatatttCCCACTGATCTTCTTAACAGAGAATTCTTGAGCTGGAAAGTTCCCCTCCAAAATGTCCACAAAATGATAAAAGCCAGTTAGAAGATATGGTTGTTCAGATCGAATCAGACAAAAATGAGGACAGTAAAGTAATAGGTACTATGACTGAAAAACATAGAAAAGAAATTGAATATGTGAAGCAGCAAGAACAGCAACACTGGAGAGAACAGCTTGACATATTTACCCAGCAGCAGcaatcagaaatggaaaaactgaGAAAACATTGTGAAGAAGAAACAGCCAAGctgttaaaagaaaaagaggcTATATTTCATGCTCATATTGAAGAAATGAATgaaatttttttagaaaagttGAATGTGAAACAAACAGAGCTAGAAGCACTTTCATCTGAATTATCAGATGCTCTGAATACCTGTCAAAATCTTGAACAATATATTTCTAAGTTAAAAAAGGATGCAGATAAAACAAAGGTGGAATTTGAGTCAAAACTTGATCAGCAAAGGAATATTCATAAGGAACAAGTTGAAGCTATTTTTAAAGAACAGGAAGTAACTGAGAAAtcatttaaagaagaaataattcAACTCAAACAACTCttggaagcaaaagaaaaacgtgaaaaagaattagaacagaaaaaaatgaaagaaactcTAGGAAAAGCTGAGTCACAATGTAAAAGAATGTCTGCAGAATTAGATTTTTTATGTCAATTAAGGGACGATAATGCAAGTATTTatgaaaataagtttaaaaatttgcaaaataaattgGAAGTTATAAAGCATAAAAAGTCAAAACTTGAAGAACTGGTTCTAAAAACTGAAACCGAGCtgaatgaagtaaaaactgagttAGATTTTCAGACATCCCAGGTAAGTGATCTAACATGTGaattggaagaagaaaagagaaaaaatatacaGAACATCTCATCTCTGACAGAAAAGTATGAATCACAGTTAAGAAACCTTGGAGAAGAGATCAGTCAATTAAAAAGTCATTGTACTGGCAAGGAAAGTGAAATTGGACAAATAAGGCATTTCACGAAACAACAAATTGAAAAGTATAGGCAGCTGTTATCaaccaaagaagaagaaattagtGCTTTCAGAGACGAATATGAACTCAAATTAAAGCAGCAAGAGACACAAGCAGAGGAAGCTAtagaaaaagcaacaaaaatgaaggaAGAATTTAAGCAAAAATtttcagaacaagaagcaaaactgaaaaaagagattGAAGGCAACCAGTTGGAATTTTGTCAGAAAGAGAAGCAGTTCACTTCAAAAATGCTGGCAATGGCACATACCAGTTCACTTGGAATAAATGATGCTGTTTCAAAACTGGAGATGAATCAGAAGAAACAACTAAAAAGCATGGATGAAGCTCACAAGCAAGAAGTGGATGAAGTTTTACATCTTTGGGAAAAGAAACCAAATCAACAGGCTGAAGAACTTTGGGGAAAGCAGGAAATAAGATTGCAAGAAAAAGAGCAGGAAATAAGAGATCTGAAAGAAAAATTGACCACCTTTGCTGAAAAAGAAGGTAATAATGCAGAGATTACATGGTTAAAGGACAAAGATACAAAGAAAGATAAAACTATACATGAACTTCAACAACAACTGCAACAGACGTTAGCACAAGTGaactttttgaaagaaaaagaaattgattttaaaaagcaacttgtAAAATTAGAGACTGATCTTAATTTTTCTTTGAAGGAGAAATTAACAGTACAGGAACAGCTTAATGAGATAAAgataacagaagaaaaaaagacataTGATCTTTTGGAACTGGGAGATAAATTGAAAATGACTGATGTGGAACTCCATGCCTTGAAGATGTCTCATCTTAAAGAACAGGAGAATTATAAGACAAAGTTAGAAGGGGAAAGAAATGAGTTTCAGCAAAAACAAGCAGAATTTGAAAATTTCAAGAGAGATACAATTAGACAACTGGCTGATTACCAGCAAAAAGCAGAAACTTTATTGAAGATAAAAGTTGGTGAACTGATTGAACAATGCAATGAAAACATTTCTTCAATAATAGTTAAAATTGCTTACTGTCAGcaacaaacaataaaaattaaagaagGCATAGTAATTAAAATCAAGCAGATTCCAGATCTAGAATTTCAACTTAAACAATTAACAGGGAGTCATATAACTTTAAACAGTAGCTTACAGGAGTCCAAAAAACACTTGGAGGAAAAAGAACACTTAATAATGTCTATGAAAGCAGACATGGAAAAACTTCTAACTGAAAAAGAACTATTGCGAAAAGAAAGTTATCTCCAGCAGCAAACAGCAACAGAGAAGGAATCCTGCATCACAGAGCTGAAAAAAGAATTATCTGAGCATAGTAATATTGTTACTTCTATGAGGGAGGAGATAAATGAGAAAAACGCAGAAATCACAGATCTCAATAACATTATTAGTGAATTGAACCTGAGACTTGAAAAGACTATATCAGAAAAAGAAACTGCCACAATGTTAAATAAGCAACACAAAAAAAACCAACTGCAGTTACTGAATGAGATGGAAGTACTATCTTCCAAAGTTGAATCATTGACTGAAGATAAAGTTACTGCCCTGAAACAGGTAGACCACTGGATGAACAAAATGtcagaatggaagaagaaagCTCAATTGAGATTTACACAAAATTATAATACTATTAAGGAATTACAAAGTAAGATTGAACTGATTAATAACCAAGttagtgaaaaagaaaaagaactgaatagaaagaaggaagagcaTGATAAACAAACCGAACAGTTAGAACATTTAAAAAGCTTAATGGAACAAAAGCAgatcagaaaagaaaaacaggaatcTGATTTGATTGCTGAGATAAAAATCCATTCAGCGAGAATTGCTGAATTAGAAGAGCATATTGCTCGGAAAACAATGGAAAATGATTCTTTaatgaaagaatgtaaaaagTACCGTGAACAAAACAGTGAGCAAAAAGAAATGGCACAACAACTCCAACAGGCTCAGGGGGCAATAGTGGACAAGGATGACAAACTGAAGGAGATGGAACAAAAAGTCCTAACTTTTGAGAAGAAAATGCAGGTTATGGAAATTGACCtggaagaaaaatcaaaagaattTGAAGGAAAGAAACTGGCTCTATTGAAAACCAAAGAGGAAGAATTAAAGGCTTTAGAAGAAATGATTATTTCAGAAACAACTTCTAAAATAGCAGATCTGGAAAAAAAGGCGGAACACAAAATTACTTCTATTAAAAGGCAGCTGACGACTCAGATGGAAGAGAAACAGCAGCAAAATAAGCTACagaaaaaattgcaagaaaaagaaaagaaaatcatgtCTTTAGATTTAGAAAAAGAGTTGATACAGAAAGCAGAAACAATAAACGTTTCTGCAGAGCAAGATAAAGTCCATGCTTTAGAGAATATGCAACAGATGTATGATTTAAAAATTGATATTTTAAGAAAGGATTTATTGGATAAGGAGAGATTACTTGAGAAGTATAATGAGGAAACAAATAGatgtaatatttcaaaaatgGAGAATCAGGATCAGCAAGAACTTCTTAAAAGAGCTgaagaagataaaaataaaattgaaaatcttCAACGAGAACTtgaggaagaaattaaaaaacagGCTTCATTACTTGAACAACATACCAAGTGTAAGAGTGAATTAACAAATATCAAGGTAGAATTGAAAAACAAAGAAGTAAATCAACAAAATATGGAAATTGCACTTAAAGACTTAGAAAAAAAGCtacaagaaaaggaggaggaaagacaaTCTTTACAACAAAAGAtgcaccattttggtgaagatttTATGAAAGAAAGACAACACATGATTGAAGTGaaaaatagaattacagaatatgACAAGAAATTAAACAGACTGCAAAATCAGGTAGATGAAAGAAGCGGCCTTATAAAAATTCTGGAAGGAAATATAGAAGAAAAGACTAAATCAGTCTTTGAACTTCAGAAGATGGTTGATAAGATGCAGCTGCAACAAAAAGATTTGCAAACTACACTGAAACATGCAGAGCAAGAGAAACAGGAACAGCACAGAAATTTGATTAAACTTCAGAATGATTTGCGAACTTTGCGGAAAGAACATCAGCAAGAGCTGGAAATTATGAAGAAAGAATCTAGAGAAGAAATGGAACAAAAAATAAAGTAAGTGACTATTAAGTAACTGTTAACTATTTAATGAAATGTATGTAGAGTAAAACTGAATGAAATGAAGGTTATGATTAACATTATTTTCCAAATATGGATATATGTATTATCTAGCGGGCAAACTCTACTGTTTAAATTTGTTGAACACTTTTATGGAGAACAAATCTCAGTTT harbors:
- the GOLGA4 gene encoding golgin subfamily A member 4 isoform X5; the encoded protein is MFKKLKQKISEEQTSGRGSPGGGASGFLQRSSALPPSIHRNRTSLTDDNISTPNRELLAGMISEPAFLSEYTVFALEPTKQPKSKCECVIIHKQNTSNNESETSSVVLLLKQQLYSNEINIELPNPNVQTQSEVQSPVKNQNTENTLQSAGPVGNENADKTIETLTQKLKHQENLLHQCKERIKSQKECLAQLTSEKEALQEQLYERLQELKKIKDCHMVENTKLITQLRESKSLIEQLEQDKGMVIAETKRQIHETLELKEEEIARLHIHMKQVVLQSEELKKQKENSEKAAFEQLEKALSAAQLAEESHRKVQAEMDEKIKAVEKANEEKCVILQQELTRVKQEVRILELESSPPKCPQNDKSQLEDMVVQIESDKNEDSKVIGTMTEKHRKEIEYVKQQEQQHWREQLDIFTQQQQSEMEKLRKHCEEETAKLLKEKEAIFHAHIEEMNEIFLEKLNVKQTELEALSSELSDALNTCQNLEQYISKLKKDADKTKVEFESKLDQQRNIHKEQVEAIFKEQEVTEKSFKEEIIQLKQLLEAKEKREKELEQKKMKETLGKAESQCKRMSAELDFLCQLRDDNASIYENKFKNLQNKLEVIKHKKSKLEELVLKTETELNEVKTELDFQTSQVSDLTCELEEEKRKNIQNISSLTEKYESQLRNLGEEISQLKSHCTGKESEIGQIRHFTKQQIEKYRQLLSTKEEEISAFRDEYELKLKQQETQAEEAIEKATKMKEEFKQKFSEQEAKLKKEIEGNQLEFCQKEKQFTSKMLAMAHTSSLGINDAVSKLEMNQKKQLKSMDEAHKQEVDEVLHLWEKKPNQQAEELWGKQEIRLQEKEQEIRDLKEKLTTFAEKEGNNAEITWLKDKDTKKDKTIHELQQQLQQTLAQVNFLKEKEIDFKKQLVKLETDLNFSLKEKLTVQEQLNEIKITEEKKTYDLLELGDKLKMTDVELHALKMSHLKEQENYKTKLEGERNEFQQKQAEFENFKRDTIRQLADYQQKAETLLKIKVGELIEQCNENISSIIVKIAYCQQQTIKIKEGIVIKIKQIPDLEFQLKQLTGSHITLNSSLQESKKHLEEKEHLIMSMKADMEKLLTEKELLRKESYLQQQTATEKESCITELKKELSEHSNIVTSMREEINEKNAEITDLNNIISELNLRLEKTISEKETATMLNKQHKKNQLQLLNEMEVLSSKVESLTEDKVTALKQVDHWMNKMSEWKKKAQLRFTQNYNTIKELQSKIELINNQVSEKEKELNRKKEEHDKQTEQLEHLKSLMEQKQIRKEKQESDLIAEIKIHSARIAELEEHIARKTMENDSLMKECKKYREQNSEQKEMAQQLQQAQGAIVDKDDKLKEMEQKVLTFEKKMQVMEIDLEEKSKEFEGKKLALLKTKEEELKALEEMIISETTSKIADLEKKAEHKITSIKRQLTTQMEEKQQQNKLQKKLQEKEKKIMSLDLEKELIQKAETINVSAEQDKVHALENMQQMYDLKIDILRKDLLDKERLLEKYNEETNRCNISKMENQDQQELLKRAEEDKNKIENLQRELEEEIKKQASLLEQHTKCKSELTNIKVELKNKEVNQQNMEIALKDLEKKLQEKEEERQSLQQKMHHFGEDFMKERQHMIEVKNRITEYDKKLNRLQNQVDERSGLIKILEGNIEEKTKSVFELQKMVDKMQLQQKDLQTTLKHAEQEKQEQHRNLIKLQNDLRTLRKEHQQELEIMKKESREEMEQKIKYEQEDIELKHNSTLKQLMREFNTQLAQKDQELEMALKETISKAQEVESELIESHQTETVQLHKKISEKDDDLQRVVKKYEEILEAREEEMTKKVNKLEEHLVQLEDNKKRLAHEESWNGDEDKIAELQVQLAEKTILVNDSKLKEQEFREQIHTLQDKLKNYEKAVYVTTVKTPYRDGNLCHSDVSVFGEPTEFEYLRKVIFEYMMGHETKTMAKVITSVLKFPPDQTQKILEQENARTLVRIDKKFWSSALVLIFILENFVTDYTTLKSDHILKLAL
- the GOLGA4 gene encoding golgin subfamily A member 4 isoform X12; its protein translation is MFKKLKQKISEEQTSGRGSPGGGASGFLQRSSALPPSIHRNRTSLTDDNISTPNRELLAGMISEPAFLSEYTVFALEPTKQPKSKCECVIIHKQNTSNNESETSSVDCHMVENTKLITQLRESKSLIEQLEQDKGMVIAETKRQIHETLELKEEEIARLHIHMKQVVLQSEELKKQKENSEKAAFEQLEKALSAAQLAEESHRKVQAEMDEKIKAVEKANEEKCVILQQELTRVKQEVRILELESSPPKCPQNDKSQLEDMVVQIESDKNEDSKVIGTMTEKHRKEIEYVKQQEQQHWREQLDIFTQQQQSEMEKLRKHCEEETAKLLKEKEAIFHAHIEEMNEIFLEKLNVKQTELEALSSELSDALNTCQNLEQYISKLKKDADKTKVEFESKLDQQRNIHKEQVEAIFKEQEVTEKSFKEEIIQLKQLLEAKEKREKELEQKKMKETLGKAESQCKRMSAELDFLCQLRDDNASIYENKFKNLQNKLEVIKHKKSKLEELVLKTETELNEVKTELDFQTSQVSDLTCELEEEKRKNIQNISSLTEKYESQLRNLGEEISQLKSHCTGKESEIGQIRHFTKQQIEKYRQLLSTKEEEISAFRDEYELKLKQQETQAEEAIEKATKMKEEFKQKFSEQEAKLKKEIEGNQLEFCQKEKQFTSKMLAMAHTSSLGINDAVSKLEMNQKKQLKSMDEAHKQEVDEVLHLWEKKPNQQAEELWGKQEIRLQEKEQEIRDLKEKLTTFAEKEGNNAEITWLKDKDTKKDKTIHELQQQLQQTLAQVNFLKEKEIDFKKQLVKLETDLNFSLKEKLTVQEQLNEIKITEEKKTYDLLELGDKLKMTDVELHALKMSHLKEQENYKTKLEGERNEFQQKQAEFENFKRDTIRQLADYQQKAETLLKIKVGELIEQCNENISSIIVKIAYCQQQTIKIKEGIVIKIKQIPDLEFQLKQLTGSHITLNSSLQESKKHLEEKEHLIMSMKADMEKLLTEKELLRKESYLQQQTATEKESCITELKKELSEHSNIVTSMREEINEKNAEITDLNNIISELNLRLEKTISEKETATMLNKQHKKNQLQLLNEMEVLSSKVESLTEDKVTALKQVDHWMNKMSEWKKKAQLRFTQNYNTIKELQSKIELINNQVSEKEKELNRKKEEHDKQTEQLEHLKSLMEQKQIRKEKQESDLIAEIKIHSARIAELEEHIARKTMENDSLMKECKKYREQNSEQKEMAQQLQQAQGAIVDKDDKLKEMEQKVLTFEKKMQVMEIDLEEKSKEFEGKKLALLKTKEEELKALEEMIISETTSKIADLEKKAEHKITSIKRQLTTQMEEKQQQNKLQKKLQEKEKKIMSLDLEKELIQKAETINVSAEQDKVHALENMQQMYDLKIDILRKDLLDKERLLEKYNEETNRCNISKMENQDQQELLKRAEEDKNKIENLQRELEEEIKKQASLLEQHTKCKSELTNIKVELKNKEVNQQNMEIALKDLEKKLQEKEEERQSLQQKMHHFGEDFMKERQHMIEVKNRITEYDKKLNRLQNQVDERSGLIKILEGNIEEKTKSVFELQKMVDKMQLQQKDLQTTLKHAEQEKQEQHRNLIKLQNDLRTLRKEHQQELEIMKKESREEMEQKIKYEQEDIELKHNSTLKQLMREFNTQLAQKDQELEMALKETISKAQEVESELIESHQTETVQLHKKISEKDDDLQRVVKKYEEILEAREEEMTKKVNKLEEHLVQLEDNKKRLAHEESWNGDEDKIAELQVQLAEKTILVNDSKLKEQEFREQIHTLQDKLKNYEKAVYVTTVKTPYRDGNLCHSDVSVFGEPTEFEYLRKVIFEYMMGHETKTMAKVITSVLKFPPDQTQKILEQENARTLVRIDKKFWSSALVLIFILENFVTDYTTLKSDHILKLAL
- the GOLGA4 gene encoding golgin subfamily A member 4 isoform X1, with product MFKKLKQKISEEQTSGRGSPGGGASGFLQRSSALPPSIHRNRTSLTDDNISTPNRELLAGMISEPAFLSEYTVFALEPTKQPKSKCECVIIHKQNTSNNESETSSVEVKIDKKPKRHLQEEFAASLEQKDQIISALQTQVLLLKQQLYSNEINIELPNPNVQTQSEVQSPVKNQNTENTLQSAGPVGNENADKTIETLTQKLKHQENLLHQCKERIKSQKECLAQLTSEKEALQEQLYERLQELKKIKDCHMVENTKLITQLRESKSLIEQLEQDKGMVIAETKRQIHETLELKEEEIARLHIHMKQVVLQSEELKKQKENSEKAAFEQLEKALSAAQLAEESHRKVQAEMDEKIKAVEKANEEKCVILQQELTRVKQEVRILELESSPPKCPQNDKSQLEDMVVQIESDKNEDSKVIGTMTEKHRKEIEYVKQQEQQHWREQLDIFTQQQQSEMEKLRKHCEEETAKLLKEKEAIFHAHIEEMNEIFLEKLNVKQTELEALSSELSDALNTCQNLEQYISKLKKDADKTKVEFESKLDQQRNIHKEQVEAIFKEQEVTEKSFKEEIIQLKQLLEAKEKREKELEQKKMKETLGKAESQCKRMSAELDFLCQLRDDNASIYENKFKNLQNKLEVIKHKKSKLEELVLKTETELNEVKTELDFQTSQVSDLTCELEEEKRKNIQNISSLTEKYESQLRNLGEEISQLKSHCTGKESEIGQIRHFTKQQIEKYRQLLSTKEEEISAFRDEYELKLKQQETQAEEAIEKATKMKEEFKQKFSEQEAKLKKEIEGNQLEFCQKEKQFTSKMLAMAHTSSLGINDAVSKLEMNQKKQLKSMDEAHKQEVDEVLHLWEKKPNQQAEELWGKQEIRLQEKEQEIRDLKEKLTTFAEKEGNNAEITWLKDKDTKKDKTIHELQQQLQQTLAQVNFLKEKEIDFKKQLVKLETDLNFSLKEKLTVQEQLNEIKITEEKKTYDLLELGDKLKMTDVELHALKMSHLKEQENYKTKLEGERNEFQQKQAEFENFKRDTIRQLADYQQKAETLLKIKVGELIEQCNENISSIIVKIAYCQQQTIKIKEGIVIKIKQIPDLEFQLKQLTGSHITLNSSLQESKKHLEEKEHLIMSMKADMEKLLTEKELLRKESYLQQQTATEKESCITELKKELSEHSNIVTSMREEINEKNAEITDLNNIISELNLRLEKTISEKETATMLNKQHKKNQLQLLNEMEVLSSKVESLTEDKVTALKQVDHWMNKMSEWKKKAQLRFTQNYNTIKELQSKIELINNQVSEKEKELNRKKEEHDKQTEQLEHLKSLMEQKQIRKEKQESDLIAEIKIHSARIAELEEHIARKTMENDSLMKECKKYREQNSEQKEMAQQLQQAQGAIVDKDDKLKEMEQKVLTFEKKMQVMEIDLEEKSKEFEGKKLALLKTKEEELKALEEMIISETTSKIADLEKKAEHKITSIKRQLTTQMEEKQQQNKLQKKLQEKEKKIMSLDLEKELIQKAETINVSAEQDKVHALENMQQMYDLKIDILRKDLLDKERLLEKYNEETNRCNISKMENQDQQELLKRAEEDKNKIENLQRELEEEIKKQASLLEQHTKCKSELTNIKVELKNKEVNQQNMEIALKDLEKKLQEKEEERQSLQQKMHHFGEDFMKERQHMIEVKNRITEYDKKLNRLQNQVDERSGLIKILEGNIEEKTKSVFELQKMVDKMQLQQKDLQTTLKHAEQEKQEQHRNLIKLQNDLRTLRKEHQQELEIMKKESREEMEQKIKYEQEDIELKHNSTLKQLMREFNTQLAQKDQELEMALKETISKAQEVESELIESHQTETVQLHKKISEKDDDLQRVVKKYEEILEAREEEMTKKVNKLEEHLVQLEDNKKRLAHEESWNGDEDKIAELQVQLAEKTILVNDSKLKEQEFREQIHTLQDKLKNYEKAVYVTTVKTPYRDGNLCHSDVSVFGEPTEFEYLRKVIFEYMMGHETKTMAKVITSVLKFPPDQTQKILEQENARTLVRIDKKFWSSALVLIFILENFVTDYTTLKSDHILKLAL